In Phormidium yuhuli AB48, one genomic interval encodes:
- a CDS encoding GNAT family N-acetyltransferase codes for MVKGEYLEFTIRPWTAGDRIPAGRLIASVLLEYNLPWEPAGADRDVVEVERFYIETGGGFWVVQQGETLVGTAGFYPVSRGDRAVELRKMYLSPSVRGCGLGTFLLQELEAEIQKRGFQTIWVETASVLQEAVHFYEHHHYLPSTGVETARCDRIYCKTLPAT; via the coding sequence ATGGTTAAGGGAGAGTATTTAGAGTTTACCATTCGTCCTTGGACGGCGGGCGATCGCATCCCCGCCGGCCGTCTCATCGCCTCGGTTCTCCTGGAATACAATCTCCCCTGGGAACCGGCGGGGGCCGATCGCGATGTGGTGGAAGTGGAACGCTTCTACATCGAAACCGGAGGCGGCTTCTGGGTGGTGCAACAGGGGGAGACGCTGGTGGGAACGGCTGGATTTTATCCGGTGTCGAGGGGCGATCGCGCCGTGGAACTCCGTAAAATGTATCTCAGTCCCTCAGTGCGAGGTTGCGGCTTAGGAACGTTTTTACTGCAAGAATTGGAAGCAGAAATCCAAAAACGAGGCTTTCAAACCATCTGGGTTGAAACCGCCAGCGTTCTCCAGGAGGCCGTCCACTTTTACGAACACCACCACTATCTCCCCAGCACTGGCGTCGAGACGGCCCGGTGCGATCGCATCTACTGCAAAACCCTCCCCGCCACCTAA
- a CDS encoding phosphoribosyltransferase produces the protein MSELYVSWSEYHRTVERLAVQIYQSHWEFDEIICLARGGLRVGDTLSRIFNCPLAILSTASYGGPEGREQGEVIVSRSLSMTTSQLGQRLLIVDDLVDSGDSLKAVLAWLYDHYGQHISELRTAVLWCKACATFTPDYYVRYLEDNPWIHQPFESYEKMDLSTLSENN, from the coding sequence ATGTCCGAGTTATATGTGTCGTGGTCAGAGTATCATCGCACCGTCGAGCGTTTGGCCGTACAAATTTATCAATCTCACTGGGAATTTGACGAAATCATCTGTTTGGCCCGAGGAGGGTTGCGAGTTGGCGATACCCTATCCCGTATCTTTAACTGTCCCCTAGCCATTCTCTCCACCGCCTCCTATGGGGGCCCAGAGGGCCGGGAACAGGGGGAGGTGATTGTCTCCCGCTCCCTCTCGATGACCACATCGCAACTGGGACAGCGGTTGCTGATTGTGGATGATTTGGTGGATTCGGGGGATTCCCTCAAAGCGGTGTTGGCCTGGCTATATGACCATTATGGTCAGCACATTTCAGAACTGAGGACGGCGGTCTTATGGTGTAAAGCCTGCGCGACTTTTACCCCAGATTATTATGTCCGCTATTTGGAGGATAATCCCTGGATTCATCAGCCCTTTGAGTCCTATGAGAAAATGGATTTATCTACGTTGTCTGAGAATAATTAA
- a CDS encoding DASH family cryptochrome, whose protein sequence is MERVLVWHRHNLRLHDRPDLQRALAAGGEVIPFYCFDSREFGETAFGFPKTGAYRSQFLREAVADLRQNLRRLGSDLVIRQGKPEEVIPKLVRELRIDWVICEEEVTTEERRVEDAVQMQLGGVPLKKEWGMTLYHPSQLPFSIAELPDVFTRFRKAVEKSAEVRPPLPPLREMSPLPEVAVGELPTWEELGVEPPLLDERGVLRFRGGESAGLQRLQDYVWNRDCLQNYKLTRNGMLGADYSSKFSPWLALGCLSPRWIAAEVQRYEAERVANDSTYWLLFELLWRDYFRFVAAKGGDRLFYPSGLQGLTIAWKQDWPRFKCWCEGRTGYPLVDANMRELAATGFMSNRGRQNVASFLTKNLGIDWRMGAEWFESLLIDYDVCSNWGNWNYTAGVGNDARGFRYFNIPKQSKDYDPKGEYVKHWLPELAGVPPHRIHDIYRLKAGELRQYGVNPGVSYPQPVVDLGKSLAKNRAIYEGAM, encoded by the coding sequence ATGGAACGGGTTTTAGTTTGGCATCGTCATAATCTGCGGTTACACGATCGCCCGGATCTTCAGCGGGCCTTGGCGGCGGGGGGAGAGGTGATTCCCTTCTACTGTTTTGATTCTCGTGAGTTTGGTGAAACGGCCTTTGGGTTTCCTAAGACGGGGGCCTATCGGAGTCAGTTTTTGCGGGAAGCGGTGGCGGATTTGCGGCAAAATTTGCGGCGGCTGGGTAGTGATTTAGTGATTCGTCAGGGAAAACCGGAAGAGGTGATTCCGAAGTTGGTTCGGGAGTTGAGGATTGATTGGGTGATTTGTGAGGAGGAGGTGACGACGGAGGAACGGCGGGTAGAAGATGCGGTACAGATGCAACTGGGGGGAGTTCCCCTGAAGAAAGAATGGGGGATGACGCTGTATCACCCCAGTCAGCTACCGTTTTCCATTGCTGAACTTCCAGATGTGTTTACTCGTTTCCGCAAGGCCGTTGAGAAATCCGCTGAGGTGAGGCCGCCGCTTCCTCCTCTGAGGGAGATGTCACCCCTTCCGGAGGTGGCGGTGGGGGAACTTCCGACGTGGGAGGAGTTGGGGGTTGAACCACCGCTGCTGGATGAACGGGGGGTTTTGAGGTTTCGGGGGGGTGAGTCGGCGGGGTTGCAACGGTTGCAAGACTATGTCTGGAATCGGGATTGTCTGCAAAACTATAAGTTGACTCGGAATGGGATGTTGGGGGCGGATTATTCGTCTAAGTTTTCTCCCTGGTTGGCGTTGGGATGTCTGTCTCCTCGTTGGATTGCGGCGGAGGTTCAACGATATGAGGCGGAACGGGTGGCTAATGATTCGACGTATTGGCTACTGTTTGAGTTGTTGTGGCGGGATTATTTTCGCTTTGTGGCGGCTAAGGGGGGCGATCGCCTATTCTATCCCTCGGGTTTGCAGGGATTAACGATTGCTTGGAAACAGGATTGGCCCCGCTTTAAGTGTTGGTGTGAAGGGCGGACGGGATATCCGTTAGTGGATGCCAATATGCGGGAGTTGGCGGCGACGGGGTTTATGTCGAATCGTGGCCGGCAAAATGTGGCGAGTTTCTTGACGAAGAATTTAGGGATTGATTGGCGGATGGGGGCGGAATGGTTTGAGTCGTTGTTGATTGATTATGATGTTTGTAGTAATTGGGGCAATTGGAATTATACGGCGGGTGTGGGCAATGATGCCCGAGGTTTCCGCTATTTTAATATCCCTAAACAGTCGAAAGATTATGATCCAAAGGGAGAGTATGTGAAACATTGGTTGCCGGAGTTGGCGGGGGTTCCGCCCCATCGGATTCATGATATTTATCGTCTGAAGGCGGGGGAGTTACGCCAGTATGGGGTGAATCCGGGGGTTAGTTATCCTCAGCCGGTGGTGGATTTAGGCAAGTCGTTGGCGAAGAATCGAGCGATTTATGAGGGGGCAATGTAG
- a CDS encoding CRR6 family NdhI maturation factor, giving the protein MSSSEIKLDATTLETLDLTPAREAIAQHLKPGIAEAEQSLRFTIEIPRDPSDPRELSEIPEVRLWFIRLDASYPWLPLLLDWSSGELARYVAMLVPHEFHRTEGIQFNPEALEIFLMNKIFVIAAWLEEQGSPSRSRLKAMSQLLGYELDDGLFDLLLGPG; this is encoded by the coding sequence ATGTCCAGTTCTGAGATTAAACTCGACGCAACGACCCTTGAAACCTTGGATTTAACCCCGGCCCGGGAGGCGATCGCCCAACACCTGAAGCCGGGGATCGCTGAGGCTGAGCAGTCTCTACGGTTTACGATTGAGATTCCCCGAGACCCCAGTGACCCCCGAGAATTGTCAGAGATTCCCGAAGTCCGTCTCTGGTTTATCCGTCTCGATGCTTCTTATCCCTGGCTCCCCTTGCTTCTGGATTGGTCGAGTGGGGAGTTGGCTCGCTATGTGGCCATGTTGGTTCCCCATGAGTTCCATCGCACTGAAGGGATTCAGTTTAACCCGGAGGCCCTGGAAATTTTCTTGATGAATAAGATTTTTGTCATCGCCGCTTGGCTGGAGGAACAAGGCTCTCCCAGCCGTTCCCGCCTGAAAGCTATGTCGCAACTTTTGGGCTATGAACTGGATGACGGCTTATTTGATTTGTTGTTGGGGCCCGGGTAG
- a CDS encoding flotillin family protein gives MLYWLTLLQHLSTTTPNTTTVEITPPTPLNAATVPPPVPEPPTAAYSDHSETPPVIIADLAHENDYRELRQEVQEEAELPVIYSQTGSLILGGTAAGIVGIIVLILLGFWAYTRVYQITPNNEAFVRTGGFLAKKNSVILYGGCIVLPGFHELTRVPMREITINVERTGNLAVRTQDYLRANMRVTFYVCVNHDEQDVKTAAARLSRDGNISPADIKEALETRADDAIRAAAKRKTLAEIDSDKLGFADEVLNLIQQDLKKVGLTLNNIAISEVEESDTYDTNNFFDAQGVRLRTETIQKSIKQKEEVELKTEQERRQFQLRTEVAIKQQELNARKEGLELEREEEESQLQQQLEVESMRAQRAREIQESKDREEANQERSKILQRQAVEEEEIAKSQAVQEKQILSAIAIEEQQKKLKVAQALQKQEAEMAEINRQKTIDANRLKAQVEIAEAEQLSELAKQETAIAIAKKTQERLEAEAMRAQAESAVETAIELERAQRKQRLSALAAEEAAEKQRIADNNVIEIDVFRRRRQAESARQAAELEAESIRTLAAAERDRALAEAEGIEAKIKAENALSDANRNADLIREIAPELIERLPELAKSLAPQPGVLGDAKIYAFPNGNNGNGNLSQDISKLMLSTSGLGLIESLTQEGKLEALMTTLAQLLNSNNSEGATPGKTESPQVSPAKASKPPSASPGGGSSRSSAISQTPPGRKTRPESPQA, from the coding sequence ATGCTGTACTGGTTAACCCTTCTCCAACACCTATCCACCACCACCCCCAACACCACCACCGTCGAGATCACCCCCCCGACTCCTCTCAACGCCGCTACCGTTCCCCCACCAGTTCCCGAACCCCCCACAGCAGCTTACTCCGATCACTCCGAAACCCCACCCGTCATCATCGCAGACCTAGCCCACGAGAATGATTATCGAGAACTGCGCCAAGAGGTCCAGGAGGAGGCGGAACTCCCCGTTATTTATAGTCAAACCGGTTCCCTGATTCTCGGCGGAACCGCCGCCGGTATCGTGGGGATTATCGTTCTCATTTTGTTGGGCTTTTGGGCCTACACCCGCGTCTATCAAATTACCCCCAATAACGAAGCCTTTGTTCGGACTGGGGGCTTCCTGGCCAAGAAAAACTCCGTCATTCTCTATGGAGGCTGTATCGTTCTCCCCGGCTTCCATGAACTGACGCGGGTTCCCATGCGGGAGATTACCATCAACGTCGAACGTACCGGAAACCTCGCCGTTCGCACCCAGGACTATTTACGGGCCAATATGCGGGTGACGTTTTATGTCTGCGTCAACCATGATGAACAGGATGTAAAAACCGCCGCCGCTCGTTTATCTCGGGATGGCAATATCTCCCCAGCGGATATTAAAGAAGCCCTGGAAACCCGGGCAGATGATGCTATTCGCGCTGCTGCAAAACGCAAAACCCTGGCAGAGATTGACTCCGACAAACTAGGCTTTGCTGATGAAGTCTTGAATTTGATTCAGCAAGACCTTAAAAAAGTTGGTTTAACCCTCAATAATATCGCCATTTCTGAAGTTGAAGAAAGCGATACTTATGATACCAATAACTTCTTTGATGCCCAAGGGGTGAGGCTGCGCACGGAGACCATCCAGAAATCCATCAAGCAAAAAGAAGAAGTTGAACTGAAGACTGAGCAAGAACGGCGTCAATTTCAGTTACGCACAGAAGTTGCCATTAAGCAGCAGGAACTGAACGCCCGCAAAGAAGGATTAGAACTTGAGCGGGAGGAAGAAGAATCTCAACTGCAACAACAGCTTGAAGTGGAATCGATGCGGGCCCAACGGGCGCGAGAGATTCAGGAGTCGAAAGACCGAGAAGAAGCCAATCAAGAACGCAGTAAAATTTTGCAGCGTCAAGCGGTTGAGGAAGAAGAAATCGCCAAATCTCAGGCGGTTCAAGAAAAGCAAATCCTCTCGGCGATCGCCATCGAGGAACAACAGAAAAAACTCAAGGTGGCCCAAGCCTTGCAAAAACAAGAAGCCGAAATGGCTGAGATTAACCGGCAGAAAACCATCGACGCCAATCGCCTCAAAGCCCAAGTTGAAATCGCGGAAGCCGAACAACTCTCCGAGTTAGCCAAGCAAGAAACCGCCATCGCCATCGCCAAGAAAACCCAAGAACGCCTCGAAGCCGAAGCCATGCGGGCCCAAGCCGAGTCCGCCGTGGAAACCGCCATCGAACTCGAACGAGCGCAACGGAAACAACGCCTCTCGGCCCTGGCCGCCGAAGAAGCCGCCGAAAAACAACGCATTGCTGACAATAATGTGATTGAAATCGACGTCTTCCGTCGCCGTCGCCAAGCCGAAAGCGCCCGTCAAGCGGCAGAACTCGAAGCTGAGTCTATCCGCACCCTAGCGGCGGCGGAACGCGATCGCGCTCTCGCGGAAGCCGAAGGGATTGAAGCCAAAATCAAAGCCGAGAACGCCCTCAGCGATGCCAACCGCAACGCCGATTTGATTCGGGAAATCGCCCCCGAGTTAATCGAACGCCTCCCCGAACTCGCCAAATCCTTGGCCCCGCAGCCGGGGGTGTTGGGAGATGCCAAAATCTATGCTTTTCCCAATGGCAACAACGGCAATGGCAATCTCTCCCAGGATATTAGTAAGCTGATGCTCTCCACCAGTGGCCTGGGGTTAATCGAAAGCTTAACTCAAGAAGGAAAACTCGAAGCCTTGATGACGACTCTGGCACAACTGCTCAACAGCAACAACAGCGAAGGGGCAACCCCAGGGAAAACAGAATCCCCTCAAGTCTCTCCCGCCAAAGCCTCTAAGCCTCCTAGCGCCTCCCCGGGTGGAGGAAGCAGCCGTAGTTCCGCCATTAGCCAAACGCCCCCGGGCCGTAAAACTCGCCCAGAGAGTCCCCAAGCCTGA
- a CDS encoding glycosyltransferase family 9 protein produces the protein MKEILTLVPGGIGDQLLFFPTLEQLKRHYPDSLFSVVVEPRAKGAYRANKYFHEGSLNLIPFDFKDRNGPADWGNLLGVVRDREYDAVLSLGRRWTVGLLLWLTGIPQRVGYGEPDSFFLTHPVPLKPEQYAAHMYHDLVRGLGIQSPCPPMEVTLLKEDVEWSEQQQQQLGIAESGYVLLHGGASQLAQQKGLDKIYPVDKWATVLQGVQQRQPNLPIVVACGPDDRAFVQELTRAVPGLKTISPPDIGKLAATIAAANLMLCTDSAPMHLAVALQTYTYALFGPTDPKKLLPEGDRAQGIVSPTGKIADIDPQTILDNVFS, from the coding sequence ATGAAAGAAATCTTAACCCTCGTTCCCGGGGGAATCGGTGACCAACTCTTGTTCTTCCCCACCCTGGAACAACTCAAACGTCACTACCCGGACTCGTTATTCAGTGTCGTCGTCGAACCCCGTGCCAAAGGGGCCTATCGTGCCAATAAATACTTTCATGAAGGGTCCCTCAACCTAATTCCCTTCGACTTCAAAGATCGCAACGGCCCCGCCGACTGGGGTAATCTCCTGGGAGTGGTGCGCGATCGCGAGTATGATGCCGTCTTATCCCTCGGTCGTCGTTGGACGGTGGGCCTACTCCTCTGGCTAACCGGGATTCCCCAGCGCGTTGGCTATGGCGAACCCGACAGTTTCTTCCTCACCCATCCCGTCCCCCTCAAACCCGAACAGTATGCCGCTCACATGTATCACGACTTAGTGCGTGGCCTAGGCATCCAGTCCCCCTGTCCCCCCATGGAGGTCACCCTATTAAAAGAGGATGTAGAGTGGTCAGAACAGCAGCAACAGCAGTTGGGTATCGCCGAGAGTGGCTATGTCCTGCTGCACGGCGGAGCCAGTCAGCTTGCCCAGCAAAAGGGATTAGATAAAATTTATCCCGTCGACAAATGGGCCACCGTCCTACAAGGAGTCCAACAGCGACAGCCCAATCTCCCCATTGTCGTCGCCTGCGGCCCCGATGATCGGGCCTTTGTACAAGAGTTAACCCGGGCCGTTCCCGGCTTAAAAACCATCTCCCCCCCCGACATCGGCAAACTCGCCGCCACCATCGCCGCCGCCAATCTCATGCTCTGCACCGACAGTGCCCCCATGCACCTGGCCGTGGCCCTACAAACCTACACCTATGCCCTCTTCGGGCCCACCGATCCCAAAAAACTCTTACCCGAAGGCGATCGCGCCCAAGGAATTGTCTCCCCAACCGGTAAAATAGCGGACATCGACCCCCAAACCATCCTAGACAACGTCTTTAGCTAA
- a CDS encoding D-alanine--D-alanine ligase family protein produces the protein MTKQQVGLLFGGRSGEHEVSISSARAIAQALLSADNASRYTLYPFYISKIGQWHGPEVAQGVLDSGQPLNAEDGDTVNLWSFPPEASQMTVWFPILHGPNGEDGTIQGLLQLMQVPFVGSGVLGSAVGMDKLAMKSAFAQAGLPQVAYREIRRHEIWSNPCVFPKLCDEIDAVLGYPCFVKPANLGSSVGISKVRSRSEFEAALDNAASYDRRVIVEAAVANVREVECAVLGTDNPQVSVVGEIRFEGDFYDYETKYTAGQADLLIPAPLPDKIARQIRELAAEAFTAVDASGLSRVDFFYQEETGEIFLNEINTLPGFTATSMYPQLWQATGIAFPDLVHQLLQFALDHADG, from the coding sequence ATGACGAAACAACAGGTGGGACTGCTATTCGGCGGACGCTCTGGAGAACATGAGGTGTCGATTTCGTCCGCTCGGGCGATCGCCCAGGCTCTCCTCTCTGCCGACAATGCCAGTCGTTATACGCTCTATCCCTTTTATATCAGCAAGATTGGCCAATGGCACGGCCCTGAGGTAGCCCAAGGGGTTTTGGACTCAGGACAGCCTCTCAATGCTGAAGACGGGGATACGGTGAATCTCTGGTCCTTTCCCCCGGAAGCCTCCCAGATGACGGTATGGTTCCCGATTCTCCATGGCCCCAATGGGGAAGATGGGACAATTCAAGGCCTATTACAGTTAATGCAGGTTCCCTTTGTCGGTTCGGGGGTTCTGGGTTCGGCGGTGGGAATGGATAAGCTGGCCATGAAGTCAGCCTTTGCTCAGGCGGGACTTCCCCAGGTGGCCTATCGGGAGATTCGCCGTCATGAGATTTGGTCCAATCCCTGTGTCTTTCCTAAACTCTGTGATGAGATTGATGCGGTGTTGGGCTATCCTTGTTTCGTTAAACCTGCCAATTTAGGTTCCTCGGTGGGGATTTCTAAGGTGCGATCGCGCAGTGAGTTTGAAGCGGCCTTAGATAATGCCGCCAGTTACGATCGCCGCGTCATCGTCGAGGCCGCCGTCGCCAACGTGCGCGAAGTCGAATGTGCCGTCCTGGGAACCGACAACCCCCAGGTATCTGTTGTTGGTGAAATTCGCTTCGAGGGTGATTTTTACGACTATGAGACCAAATACACGGCGGGCCAGGCAGATTTATTGATTCCCGCACCCCTCCCCGATAAAATTGCCCGACAGATTCGTGAGTTGGCGGCCGAGGCCTTCACCGCTGTAGATGCGTCTGGCTTATCCCGGGTGGACTTCTTCTATCAGGAGGAGACGGGGGAGATTTTCCTCAATGAAATCAACACCCTCCCCGGCTTCACCGCCACCAGTATGTATCCCCAACTTTGGCAAGCGACGGGGATTGCCTTCCCCGACTTAGTGCATCAGCTCTTGCAGTTTGCCTTGGATCACGCCGATGGTTAA
- a CDS encoding pentapeptide repeat-containing protein encodes MFRSLSGRSLAGIAAILVSCVIAVMTLSPTALAEGIDPPLLTEAMLQQRLERVKLDQGQPVIDLSQVTIDLRGSSLGETGKPFADSFYRQLRPYLNRPSFPPQLDLTGSQIRGRFRIQPLSLNVPLYGQQLSLLLSENERKQLERDRRRRSQLQQLSSSLIPNSPENSGSNFQVRLFRGKLILDGTDFLDDVDWNNTFFLGGIEGRSTVFRGEVQASESRFSKQFKLTQVKFLRPVGFHNSIFFTNVNLNRVQFQGELDFTGATFELGGNFRNGQFKKLANFADSKFLETADFSETIWRSRGDFSKSKFIQSLYFTDSMILDNLSFRETQFLKSVNFREGSFQKVLDFSDAQFNSEAYLNISNLTFDANESQLIGNPGKIGRVLSIPTLQGNENLLINLVRNFRELEQIEDANQVNYKRIILVQRDLVKRVFASNLNTASRETLRQIGFSQAQIAEILQHRQEQVFSSLSEMLSLETVSLNTYTQVRDRLIAVPPITWKLRLYLALKLGFITLLLALSRYGTSFALVFGVGAIAIAYFASLFWLIDRYRRLRPQRIVPTVYESLCVLVTTGLIFMIGVIDIIQSSPQPGLTLACLGVVMGPIPGLLTLRMYQQGRYHDLMDVSYFVEDGAFRELRLMISRLPIMPRFPFFRDRFEPILCDRRWGWLNYYDFSLNNLLKFGFNDIRLRDRQLPGLIAALAWYQWGLGILYISLLFWTLSRTIPGLNLFLYF; translated from the coding sequence ATGTTTAGGTCCCTCTCAGGGCGATCGCTGGCCGGAATTGCGGCGATTCTGGTGAGTTGTGTCATCGCAGTCATGACGCTCTCCCCCACGGCACTGGCTGAGGGGATAGACCCCCCCTTATTGACTGAGGCAATGTTACAGCAACGGTTGGAGAGGGTGAAACTCGATCAGGGCCAGCCGGTGATTGATTTAAGCCAGGTCACCATTGATTTACGAGGGAGTTCTTTGGGGGAAACAGGAAAACCCTTTGCTGATTCGTTTTATCGGCAGTTACGCCCCTATCTCAACCGTCCCTCGTTCCCACCCCAGTTAGATTTAACAGGGTCACAGATTCGCGGCCGGTTTAGGATCCAACCTTTGAGTCTGAATGTGCCTTTATATGGACAACAGTTATCCTTGCTGTTATCGGAAAATGAACGCAAGCAACTGGAGCGCGATCGCCGTCGCCGCTCCCAGTTACAGCAGTTATCAAGTAGCCTTATTCCCAATTCTCCAGAGAACTCTGGGTCTAATTTTCAAGTGCGCTTATTTCGAGGTAAACTTATATTAGATGGAACAGATTTCTTAGATGATGTTGATTGGAATAATACATTCTTTTTAGGGGGCATTGAAGGGCGAAGTACGGTATTTCGAGGGGAAGTGCAAGCGTCTGAATCTCGATTTAGTAAACAATTTAAGTTAACTCAAGTCAAGTTTTTGCGCCCGGTTGGTTTTCATAATAGTATTTTCTTTACTAATGTCAACTTAAATCGAGTTCAATTCCAAGGAGAACTTGACTTTACAGGGGCAACGTTTGAGTTAGGGGGAAACTTCCGTAACGGTCAATTTAAGAAACTTGCCAATTTTGCAGATAGTAAATTTCTAGAAACTGCTGATTTTTCTGAGACGATTTGGCGTAGTCGTGGTGATTTTTCTAAATCTAAGTTTATACAATCTCTCTATTTTACGGATTCTATGATTTTGGATAACTTAAGTTTTCGGGAAACACAATTTTTGAAGTCTGTTAATTTTCGAGAAGGTAGTTTTCAGAAAGTTCTAGATTTTAGTGATGCTCAGTTTAATTCAGAAGCCTATTTGAATATCTCAAATTTAACCTTTGACGCCAATGAGTCTCAGCTCATCGGTAATCCGGGTAAAATTGGACGAGTGTTATCAATTCCCACATTGCAAGGCAATGAAAATCTGTTGATTAACTTGGTGCGTAATTTTCGGGAATTAGAGCAAATTGAAGATGCCAATCAAGTTAATTATAAACGGATTATTTTGGTGCAACGGGATTTAGTGAAACGAGTATTTGCCAGTAACTTAAATACAGCATCTCGGGAGACATTGCGACAGATTGGTTTCTCTCAGGCTCAGATTGCCGAGATTTTACAGCATCGTCAGGAACAGGTATTTTCCAGCTTAAGTGAGATGTTAAGCTTGGAGACAGTCTCATTAAATACCTATACGCAGGTGCGCGATCGCTTGATTGCTGTGCCACCGATTACCTGGAAATTGCGGCTTTATTTGGCGTTAAAACTGGGGTTTATTACGTTACTGTTGGCGTTGAGTCGTTACGGAACCAGTTTTGCCTTAGTGTTTGGGGTGGGGGCGATCGCCATTGCCTATTTTGCTAGCCTCTTTTGGCTGATTGATCGCTATCGTCGCCTTCGGCCTCAACGGATTGTGCCAACTGTCTATGAAAGTCTATGTGTACTGGTGACAACGGGGCTTATTTTTATGATTGGGGTGATTGATATTATCCAGAGTTCTCCCCAGCCGGGGTTAACCTTGGCCTGTTTGGGGGTGGTGATGGGCCCAATTCCGGGACTGCTGACGCTGCGGATGTATCAGCAGGGACGCTATCATGATTTGATGGATGTGTCTTATTTTGTGGAGGATGGGGCGTTTCGGGAGTTGCGGTTGATGATTAGTCGCTTGCCGATTATGCCTCGCTTTCCCTTTTTTCGCGATCGCTTTGAACCGATTTTGTGCGATCGTCGTTGGGGTTGGTTGAATTATTATGATTTTAGTCTCAATAATTTACTGAAGTTCGGTTTTAATGATATTCGTTTGCGCGATCGGCAACTGCCGGGGTTGATTGCGGCCTTGGCTTGGTATCAGTGGGGGTTGGGGATTCTCTATATTAGTTTGTTGTTTTGGACGTTGTCGCGGACGATTCCGGGGTTGAATCTGTTTTTGTATTTTTGA
- a CDS encoding VOC family protein, with protein sequence MQLKRLGHVAICVQDIPKAAAFYENLGMTLVWKDTDWAYLKAGEDGLALLSPNYDQAGPHFGFIFGDRAEMESAYRQLKADGVHVSEVHEHRDGTASFYGRDLDGNWFEYLYEPVAEAQ encoded by the coding sequence ATGCAGCTCAAACGACTGGGACATGTGGCCATTTGTGTGCAAGATATCCCCAAGGCGGCCGCGTTTTATGAAAATCTGGGGATGACGCTGGTTTGGAAGGATACGGACTGGGCCTATCTCAAGGCGGGAGAGGATGGCTTGGCGTTGTTGAGTCCCAATTATGACCAGGCGGGCCCTCACTTCGGCTTTATTTTTGGCGATCGCGCTGAAATGGAGTCGGCCTATCGTCAACTCAAGGCGGATGGGGTTCACGTCAGCGAGGTTCACGAACACCGAGATGGAACCGCCTCGTTTTATGGTCGCGATCTCGATGGGAACTGGTTTGAGTACCTCTATGAACCCGTCGCTGAGGCTCAATAA
- a CDS encoding OB-fold-containig protein, with amino-acid sequence MFDIANLPYWIFLAAGILLFVVSISIGGEDELDGDGFDIPILGWLGIGQVPLMLLLAADLSLWGLFGWVATAVLGVPGSPLDWLVFVTTGGVSVFLGGAIARPLGRLFFASFSEDSSSDRLVGCLGTVNSPQLPRQGDGKVGQVDVVDPSKNLVTVNVVIPDEAEIVPQRGDTVLIVEHCPDYYLALVHNSIDCDRWLGSTNTP; translated from the coding sequence ATGTTTGATATTGCCAATCTTCCCTATTGGATCTTCCTAGCCGCCGGGATTCTCCTGTTTGTCGTCTCCATCTCCATCGGGGGTGAAGATGAACTCGATGGCGATGGCTTTGATATCCCCATTTTAGGCTGGCTTGGCATTGGCCAGGTTCCCCTGATGCTGCTGCTGGCGGCAGACTTAAGCCTTTGGGGCCTCTTTGGCTGGGTGGCTACCGCCGTCTTGGGGGTTCCTGGAAGTCCCCTGGATTGGCTGGTGTTTGTCACTACCGGAGGGGTCAGTGTTTTTCTCGGGGGTGCGATCGCCCGGCCCCTGGGCCGCCTCTTTTTCGCCAGTTTTAGTGAAGACTCCAGCAGCGATCGCCTGGTGGGATGTTTAGGAACCGTCAATTCTCCTCAACTTCCCCGTCAAGGCGATGGTAAAGTCGGCCAAGTGGATGTCGTCGATCCCTCGAAAAACCTAGTTACGGTCAACGTCGTGATTCCCGACGAGGCGGAAATTGTCCCCCAGCGAGGAGATACAGTCTTAATTGTGGAACATTGTCCCGACTACTATCTCGCCCTCGTCCATAACTCCATCGACTGCGATCGCTGGCTCGGTTCTACAAATACCCCTTAA